One genomic region from Tachysurus vachellii isolate PV-2020 chromosome 22, HZAU_Pvac_v1, whole genome shotgun sequence encodes:
- the tmf1 gene encoding TATA element modulatory factor isoform X4: protein MSWFNASHLSSFAKQALSTAQKSIDRVLDIKEEDQWGDAITPSLDDVQSKPVSTGWGMNQWDSPSEECPKTLTPSSEAITKPVTRTVVDETESFFSAFLSPGDGQPVKKSTVVSVAPTKSYRRLQENSENETQPSAKDDVDSSTLSQEDLSKQSSVQIAENQPEEVKSKEEALFLEAVLEETENVEDTESKTETQDSASCPQVAQVDMPAEPGSVEKVESCGSAEPKSPGKDPPKDMMLESKDVKAEDRQSDTPSPPVSAFSSGTSTTSDIEVLDHESVISESSASSRQETAEVKAGLHLMQGSFQLLSASTCSDFSRLDDYPKLTESCGSSSDAFERIDSFSVHSLDSRSVSEVNSDDEIPGSRTLASVTAGTSPLPALPAPQTIQEQEEAEGGLTDCLKDHSVDEMEESGRSATPVNSEQPEELLQEEQETGSHFTMSNEGTEPEESRDLLTSPITEEQKGASTCQLLELQKIVDELTSRLEKREAQLLAVSKDKARLEEECDNLKDEMISLKEESSSVQSLKDEFTQRIADTERKAQLACKERDIAKKEIKGLREELSTRFNSTETLELIREKEEQIKGLLEEGEKLSKQQLQHSNIIKKLRTKEKESDTKISKQSKKLKEQEDELNQLKQILDAKEELEKQHRESIKQLNSAVELQEKEMSRLQTENEELHEKNRSLQAALDASYKELAELHKFNATKASEAQELALSREVQAKEELSLALDRAQEEARLQQEALANQVADLRLALQRAEQQQARKEDYLREEISELQQRLQGAETRNQELSQSVTSATRPLLRQIENLQSTLGSHSASWEKVEKNISDRLAEAQAQLAVAVEKERSVTEELHAIKAQLASLESQNSSMRQEKGRLQGQLDVEKTRREKLEDDSSRERVELENLKGEYTRALEEARKEKLLLTNQLEMEKMKVEQEKKKCYLAQEALKEKERKALSAPLIEPPASSTPSLSRSSSISGVDTHSGIHTSLLSHEDSPDHSFASVTLGGSSLYDAARLSGGSSIIENLQSQLKLREGEIAQLQVEISNLERTRSAMAEELVRLTNQNDDLEDNVKEIPRLRVQLKDLEQRHNTILQMYGEKAEEAEELRLDLEDVKNMYKTQIDELLKNQK from the exons ATGAGTTGGTTCAACGCTTCCCATTTGTCCAGTTTCGCTAAACAAGCTCTGAGCACCGCACAGAAATCCATCGACCGAGTTTTGGATATAAAAGAAGAGGATCAGTGGGGCGACGCCATCACACCTAGTTTAGACG ATGTACAGAGCAAGCCAGTATCCACAGGCTGGGGGATGAACCAGTGGGATTCTCCTTCAGAGGAATGCCCAAAGACCCTCACTCCTTCATCTGAGGCCATCACTAAACCGGTCACTCGCACTGTGGTTGATGAAACAGAGAGTTTCTTCAGTGCCTTCTTGTCTCCTGGGGATGGGCAGCCGGTCAAGAAGTCTACGGTGGTGTCCGTGGCACCGACCAAATCCTACCGCCGACTGCAGGAGAACTCGGAAAATGAGACGCAACCGTCTGCCAAGGATGACGTAGACTCTTCCACACTTTCTCAGGAAGATCTGAGTAAACAAAGCAGTGTACAAATAGCAGAGAACCAGCCAGAGGAGGTGAAGTCAAAAGAAGAAGCTTTATTTCTGGAGGCTGTTCTGGAGGAAACAGAAAATGTGGAGGACACTGAGagcaaaacagagacacaggatTCCGCTTCATGTCCACAAGTCGCGCAAGTGGACATGCCTGCGGAGCCTGGATCTGTTGAAAAGGTTGAGAGCTGTGGTTCTGCTGAGCCTAAGAGCCCCGGGAAAGACCCTCCCAAAGACATGATGTTGGAATCCAAAGATGTGAAGGCAGAAGACAGGCAGAGCGACACTCCGTCTCCTCCTGTGAGCGCCTTCTCCTCTGGTACCTCCACTACGAGTGACATTGAAGTGCTCGACCATGAGAGCGTCATTAGCGAGAGCTCTGCCAGCTCAAGGCAGGAGACGGCCGAGGTTAAAGCAGGGCTGCACCTCATGCAAGGCTCTTTCCAGCTCTTGTCTGCTTCGACGTGTAGCGATTTCTCACGTCTGGACGACTATCCGAAGCTGACGGAGAGCTGCGGGTCCTCTTCTGACGCCTTCGAGCGCATCGACTCGTTCAGCGTGCACTCTTTGGATAGCCGCAGCGTCAGCGAAGTCAACTCGGATGACGAGATCCCCGGTAGCAGAACTCTGGCATCTGTTACCGCCGGAACCAGCCCGCTTCCGGCTCTTCCGGCACCACAGACCATTCAGGAGCAGGAAGAGGCGGAGGGAGGGTTGACTGACTGTTTAAAGGATCACTCGGTGGATGAGATGGAGGAGAGCGGGCGCAGCGCAACGCCGGTGAACTCCGAACAGCCAGAAGAGCTGCTGCAGGAGGAGCAGGAAACTGGGTCACATTTCACTATGTCTAATGAAGGAACTGAACCTGAGGAGTCGCGTGACTTGCTGACATCACCCATAACTGAGGAGCAGAAAGGTGCCTCCACCTGCCAGCTCCTGGAGCTACAGAAG ATTGTTGACGAGCTGACGAGCAGACTTGAGAAACGAGAAGCCCAGCTGCTAGCTGTTAGTAAAGACAAGGCTCGTCTGGAGGAGGAATGTGACAATCTCAAAGA TGAGATGATCAGCCTGAAGGAAGAGAGCTCCAGCGTGCAGTCTCTTAAAGACGAGTTCACGCAGCGCATCGCTGATACAGAGAGGAAAGCTCAGCTCGCCTGCAAGGAGCGTGACATCGCCAAGAAG GAAATTAAGGGTTTGAGAGAAGAGCTGTCCACCAGGTTTAACTCCACTGAAACCCTGGAGCTGATCAGAGAGAAGGAGGAACAGATCAAAGGCCTTCTAGAAGAGG GCGAGAAGCTGTCCAAGCAGCAGCTGCAGCACTCCAACATCATCAAGAAGCTGAGGACCAAAGAGAAGGAGAGCGACACGAAGATCTCCAAGCAGTCCAAGAAACTCAAAGAGCAAGAGGATGAACTCAATCAGCTGAAGCAG ATTCTAGATGCGAAGGAGGAGCTGGAGAAACAGCACAGAGAGAGCATTAAGCAGCTGAACTCTGCTGTGGAGCTTCAGGAGAAGGAAATGAGCAGGCTGCAGACTGAAAACGAGGAGCTGCACGAGAAGAACCGCAGCCTGCAGGCTGCTTTGGATGCCTCTTACAA ggagctTGCAGAGCTGCACAAGTTTAACGCTACAAAGGCTAGCGAGGCACAGGAGCTGGCTCTCAGCCGTGAGGTCCAGGCCAAGGAGGAGCTCAGCCTGGCATTAGACCGAGCCCAGGAAGAGGCTCGCCTTCAGCAGGAGGCATTAGCTAATCAG GTGGCAGATCTGAGGTTGGCTCTGCAGAGAGCGGAGCAGCAACAGGCCAGGAAAGAGGACTACCTGCGTGAGGAGATCAGTGAGCTTCAGCAG AGGCTACAGGGAGCGGAGACCAGAAACCAGGAACTAAGTCAGAGCGTTACCTCGGCGACCAGGCCCCTCCTCAGGCAGATCGAGAATCTGCAGTCAACTCTGGGATCTCACTCGGCATCCTGGGAAAAAGTGGAGAAGAACATCTCAGACCGCTTAG CCGAGGCTCAGGCCCAGCTTGCTGTTGCCGTAGAGAAGGAGCGCTCTGTGACTGAGGAACTGCATGCCATCAAGGCTCAGCTGGCTTCACTGGAGTCCCAGAATTCCTCAATGCGGCAGGAGAAGGGAAGGCTGCAGGGTCAGTTGGACGTGGAGAAGACTCGGCGCGAAAAGCTGGAGGACGACAGCAGCAG ggAACGTGTTGAACTGGAGAATCTGAAAGGCGAGTACACTCGAGCTCTGGAAGAGGCCAGAAAGGAGAAG CTGCTGCTAACAAATCAGCTTGAGATGGAGAAAATGAAGGTGgagcaggagaagaagaaatgcTACCTTGCACAAGAAGCCTTGAAGGAAAAG gagcgAAAGGCGCTAAGTGCACCACTGATTGAGCCTCCTGCATCCtccactccatctctctctcgttcCAGCTCCATCAGTGGTGTGGATACACACAGCGGCATACACACGTCTCTGCTCTCCCAc GAAGATTCTCCTGATCACTCGTTCGCCTCTGTGACCCTCGGCGGGAGCAGCCTGTACGACGCGGCACGTCTAAGCGGAGGTTCCAGCATCATTGAGAACCTGCAATCACAGCTCAAACTACGGGAGGGAGAAATCGCACAGCTTCAG GTGGAGATCTCAAATCTTGAAAGGACTCGCTCTGCAATGGCGGAAGAACTGGTGAGGCTGACTAATCAGAACGATGATCTGGAGGACAATGTGAAGGAGATCCCCAGGCTCAGGGTGCAGCTCAAG GACCTGGAGCAGAGACACAACACCATCCTGCAGATGTACGGAGAGAAAGCAGAAGAGGCCGAGGAGCTGCGGCTCGACCTGGAGGACGTCAAGAATATGTACAAGACCCAAATCGACGAGCTGCTCAAGAACCAGAAATAG